In the genome of Cronobacter malonaticus LMG 23826, one region contains:
- a CDS encoding formate hydrogenlyase complex iron-sulfur subunit, producing MFTFIKKALKTGVATQPYPLQPMPVDKNFRGKPQHNPQQCIGCAACINACPSNALTVETDLQHDRLNWQFNLGRCIFCGRCEEVCPTAAIRLTPEYELAVWRKEDFLQQASFALCRCRVCQQPFAVQKEVDYAIALLAHNGDERAERHRASFETCPDCKRQQGLAPSELIDLTREMKEAV from the coding sequence TATCAAAAAAGCCTTAAAAACCGGCGTGGCGACGCAGCCTTATCCGCTGCAACCGATGCCGGTCGATAAAAATTTCCGCGGCAAGCCGCAGCATAATCCGCAGCAGTGTATCGGCTGCGCGGCCTGCATCAACGCTTGCCCGTCCAATGCTTTAACGGTCGAAACCGACCTTCAACACGACCGCCTCAACTGGCAGTTCAATCTCGGCCGCTGCATCTTCTGCGGCCGCTGCGAAGAGGTCTGCCCGACGGCGGCCATTCGCCTGACCCCTGAATATGAGCTGGCGGTCTGGCGCAAAGAGGATTTTCTCCAGCAGGCGAGCTTCGCGCTCTGCCGCTGCCGCGTCTGCCAGCAGCCGTTCGCGGTGCAAAAAGAGGTGGATTACGCGATAGCGCTGCTCGCGCACAACGGCGATGAACGCGCCGAGCGCCATCGCGCGAGCTTTGAAACCTGTCCGGACTGCAAACGCCAGCAGGGTCTTGCGCCCTCGGAGCTTATCGACCTGACCCGCGAAATGAAGGAGGCGGTGTGA
- a CDS encoding formate hydrogenlyase maturation HycH family protein — MSETVVFSRLSRKFVDENDATPPQAQQVIYYSLAIGHHLGVIDCLKASLICPFEEYEAWIATLAPGEAQRKMQGVPRYGEIVIDQNHVSLLARAFDEALPRQNAQQQAWSRELLGLLQAIQREPAVYVMVRRDRD; from the coding sequence ATGAGCGAAACCGTGGTGTTTAGCCGCCTGTCGCGCAAGTTCGTTGATGAAAACGATGCGACCCCGCCGCAGGCGCAGCAGGTTATCTACTACAGCCTGGCGATAGGCCATCATCTGGGGGTGATCGACTGCCTCAAGGCGTCGCTGATCTGCCCGTTTGAGGAATACGAGGCGTGGATCGCCACCCTCGCGCCCGGCGAGGCGCAGCGCAAAATGCAGGGCGTGCCGCGCTACGGAGAGATCGTTATCGACCAGAACCATGTCTCGCTGCTGGCGCGGGCGTTTGACGAGGCGTTGCCGCGCCAGAACGCGCAGCAGCAGGCGTGGAGCCGTGAATTGCTCGGGCTGTTGCAGGCCATCCAGCGCGAACCGGCGGTCTATGTGATGGTGAGGAGGGATCGTGACTGA
- the fdhF gene encoding formate dehydrogenase subunit alpha — protein MKKITSVCPYCGAGCKLKLVVDNNKIVRAEAAEGVTNQNQLCLKGYYGWDFLNDTQLLTPRLTQPMIRYQKGGALQVVSWDEAIRYTAERLSAIKKQYGPRAIMTTGSSRGTGNETNYVMQKFARAVLNTNNVDCCARVCHGPSVAGLQQTLGNGAMSNSIGDIEHSKCLLVFGYNCADSHPIVARRVLKAKENGAKVIVCDPRKIETARIADQHLQINNGCNMALVNAFGYVLLEEALYDKEYVARYTEGLDAYRETVKDYAPEAVEHLTGVSAQQIRQAMRTFAAAPSATIMWGMGVTQFGQAVDVVKGLSSLALLTGNLGREHVGVGPVRGQNNVQGACDMGVLPNQFPGYQDVEDAAVREKFARAWGIDPAVMDDKIGVRITEVPHLALEGKVKAYYIMGEDPLQTEADLGLVRQGFDALDFVVVQDIFMTKTAEVADVLLPATSWGEHGGVFTCADRGFQRFEAAVEPKYNVKRDWEIISLIATAMDYPMHYDNNQQIWDEMRELCPLFYGVTYQKMGDMGHVQWPCPTLDHPGTPYLYAGNHFDTPTGKGQLFAATWRAPAEQPDADYPLVLCTVREVGHYSCRSMTGNCAALQTLADEPGRVQMHPQDAERLGVRDGQLVWVNSRRGRVISRADVSERINPGAVYMTYQWWIGACNELTQDNLDPVSKTPETKYCAVNVEAIADQREAEAYVQTTYTSMKARLRDAAAV, from the coding sequence ATGAAAAAAATCACCAGCGTCTGTCCGTACTGCGGTGCGGGCTGCAAACTCAAGCTCGTCGTGGATAACAATAAAATCGTTCGCGCCGAGGCCGCCGAAGGCGTCACCAACCAGAACCAGCTCTGCCTGAAAGGTTATTACGGCTGGGATTTCTTAAACGATACCCAGCTTCTGACGCCGCGCCTCACCCAGCCGATGATCCGCTACCAGAAAGGCGGCGCGTTGCAGGTGGTCTCCTGGGATGAAGCCATTCGCTACACCGCAGAGCGTCTCTCGGCCATCAAAAAGCAGTACGGCCCGCGCGCCATCATGACCACCGGCTCCTCCCGCGGCACCGGCAACGAAACCAACTACGTGATGCAGAAATTCGCCCGTGCAGTGCTCAACACCAATAATGTCGACTGCTGCGCGCGCGTCTGTCACGGACCGTCGGTGGCGGGGCTTCAGCAGACGCTGGGCAACGGCGCGATGAGCAACTCCATCGGCGATATTGAACACTCCAAATGTCTGCTGGTGTTTGGCTACAACTGCGCCGATTCGCACCCAATCGTGGCGCGTCGCGTGCTGAAAGCCAAAGAAAATGGCGCGAAGGTGATTGTCTGCGATCCACGCAAAATCGAAACCGCGCGCATCGCCGATCAGCATCTGCAAATCAATAACGGCTGCAACATGGCGCTGGTCAACGCCTTTGGTTACGTGCTGCTCGAAGAAGCGCTGTATGACAAAGAGTATGTGGCGCGCTACACCGAAGGGCTGGACGCCTACCGCGAGACGGTAAAAGATTACGCGCCGGAAGCCGTTGAGCATCTCACCGGCGTCAGCGCGCAGCAGATCCGCCAGGCGATGCGCACCTTCGCCGCCGCGCCATCCGCCACCATTATGTGGGGCATGGGCGTCACGCAGTTCGGCCAGGCGGTGGATGTCGTCAAAGGGCTCTCAAGCCTGGCGCTGCTCACCGGTAATCTCGGGCGCGAGCATGTCGGCGTCGGCCCGGTGCGCGGCCAGAACAACGTGCAGGGCGCGTGCGATATGGGCGTGCTGCCAAACCAGTTCCCCGGCTATCAGGATGTCGAAGACGCGGCGGTGCGCGAAAAATTCGCGCGCGCCTGGGGCATCGATCCGGCCGTGATGGACGACAAAATCGGCGTGCGCATCACCGAGGTGCCGCACCTGGCGCTCGAAGGCAAAGTCAAAGCCTACTACATCATGGGCGAAGATCCGCTCCAGACCGAAGCCGATCTCGGCCTGGTCCGTCAGGGCTTCGACGCGCTCGATTTTGTGGTGGTGCAGGACATCTTTATGACCAAAACCGCCGAAGTGGCGGACGTTCTGCTGCCCGCCACCTCCTGGGGCGAACATGGCGGCGTCTTTACCTGCGCCGACCGCGGTTTCCAGCGCTTCGAGGCGGCGGTAGAACCTAAATACAACGTCAAACGCGACTGGGAGATCATCAGCCTTATCGCCACCGCGATGGACTACCCGATGCATTACGACAACAACCAGCAGATCTGGGACGAAATGCGCGAACTCTGCCCGCTCTTCTACGGCGTGACGTATCAGAAAATGGGCGACATGGGACACGTGCAGTGGCCATGCCCGACGCTGGATCACCCCGGCACGCCGTATCTTTACGCCGGGAATCACTTCGATACGCCGACCGGCAAAGGCCAGCTTTTCGCCGCCACGTGGCGCGCCCCGGCGGAACAGCCGGACGCCGACTACCCGCTGGTGCTCTGTACCGTGCGCGAAGTGGGGCACTACTCCTGCCGCTCGATGACCGGCAACTGCGCGGCGCTGCAAACGCTCGCCGACGAGCCGGGCCGCGTGCAGATGCACCCGCAGGACGCGGAACGCCTCGGCGTGCGGGACGGCCAGCTGGTGTGGGTGAACTCCCGTCGCGGGCGGGTGATCAGCCGTGCTGACGTCAGCGAGCGCATCAACCCCGGCGCGGTCTACATGACCTACCAGTGGTGGATCGGCGCGTGCAACGAGCTCACCCAGGATAATCTCGACCCGGTCTCCAAAACGCCGGAAACCA
- the hydN gene encoding electron transport protein HydN: MNRFIIADSSKCIGCRTCEVACVVSHQENQDCAALTPQTFLPRIHVVKGVNVSTATMCRQCEDAPCASVCPNGAITRDNDFVHVHQQRCIGCKTCVVACPYGAMEVVVRPVVRNSGAGLNVLAEKAEANKCDLCHHHAEGPACIEACPTNAIVCIDRNRLEALSAERRRRAALDGLSSLAF, from the coding sequence ATGAACCGCTTCATCATTGCTGATTCAAGTAAATGTATAGGATGCCGCACTTGTGAGGTGGCGTGCGTGGTATCGCACCAGGAAAACCAGGACTGCGCCGCGCTCACCCCGCAAACCTTTCTGCCGCGTATTCATGTCGTCAAGGGCGTGAATGTCTCTACCGCCACCATGTGCCGCCAGTGTGAAGACGCGCCGTGCGCCAGCGTCTGCCCGAATGGTGCGATCACCCGCGACAATGATTTTGTCCACGTCCACCAGCAGCGCTGCATCGGCTGCAAAACCTGCGTGGTGGCGTGCCCGTACGGCGCGATGGAAGTCGTGGTGCGCCCGGTCGTGCGTAACAGCGGCGCTGGGCTCAACGTGCTGGCCGAGAAAGCCGAAGCCAACAAATGCGATCTCTGCCATCACCACGCCGAAGGCCCGGCCTGCATTGAAGCGTGCCCGACTAACGCCATCGTCTGCATCGATCGCAACCGCCTGGAAGCGCTCAGCGCCGAACGCCGCCGCCGCGCCGCGCTCGATGGCCTCTCATCCCTGGCTTTTTAA
- the glgS gene encoding cell surface composition regulator GlgS → MNRQDIYSFKNFDFLASSFARMNGEGRRIDIDAVTGNMSEAQSAWFRERYNHYRKQGLQLTISAARNETDLCA, encoded by the coding sequence ATGAACAGACAAGATATTTATTCGTTCAAGAACTTTGATTTTCTGGCGAGCAGTTTTGCCCGTATGAATGGAGAAGGACGCCGTATCGATATCGACGCCGTCACCGGCAATATGAGCGAGGCGCAGTCCGCCTGGTTTCGTGAACGTTACAACCACTACCGTAAACAAGGGCTGCAACTGACCATCAGCGCCGCCCGCAATGAAACAGATCTGTGCGCGTAA
- a CDS encoding NADH-quinone oxidoreductase subunit B family protein, translated as MMNLLGPRDDNNIPVPVTVEESIARMKTSLLKNIKRSAYVYRVDCGGCNGCEIEIFATLSPLFDAERFGIKVVPSPRHADILLFTGAVTRAMRSPALRAWESAPDPKICISYGACGNSGGIFHDLYCVWGGTDKIVPVDVYIPGCPPTPAATLYGFAMALGLLEQKIHARAPGDEDNQAAAILHPEMVQPLRVRVDRAARRLAGYRYGRQIADDYLRHLTAGEQSVAGWLSQENDPRLSEIVAQLEAVVAQERIG; from the coding sequence GTGATGAACCTGCTCGGCCCACGCGATGACAACAACATTCCGGTGCCCGTGACGGTGGAGGAATCCATCGCGCGCATGAAAACCTCGCTTCTGAAAAACATCAAGCGCTCGGCGTATGTCTACCGCGTCGACTGCGGCGGCTGCAACGGCTGCGAAATCGAAATTTTCGCCACGCTCTCGCCGCTCTTTGACGCCGAACGCTTCGGCATCAAAGTGGTGCCGTCGCCGCGCCACGCCGACATTCTGCTGTTTACCGGCGCGGTGACGCGCGCGATGCGCTCGCCAGCGCTGCGCGCCTGGGAATCCGCGCCCGATCCGAAAATCTGTATCTCCTACGGCGCGTGCGGCAACAGCGGCGGTATTTTCCACGATCTCTACTGCGTGTGGGGCGGCACCGACAAAATCGTCCCGGTGGATGTCTATATTCCCGGCTGCCCGCCGACGCCCGCCGCGACGCTCTACGGCTTTGCGATGGCGCTCGGCCTGCTGGAGCAGAAAATCCACGCCCGCGCGCCTGGCGACGAGGACAATCAGGCCGCCGCTATTCTGCACCCGGAGATGGTTCAGCCGCTGCGCGTGCGCGTTGACCGCGCCGCGCGCCGCCTGGCGGGGTATCGTTACGGCCGTCAGATTGCCGATGACTATCTGCGCCATCTGACGGCAGGCGAGCAGAGCGTGGCGGGGTGGCTGTCTCAGGAGAACGATCCGCGTCTTAGCGAAATCGTCGCGCAGCTTGAGGCGGTGGTGGCGCAGGAGCGTATCGGATGA
- the hycI gene encoding hydrogenase maturation peptidase HycI gives MTDVLLCVGNSMMGDDGAGPLLAEKFRAEPQGEWVLVDGGSAPENDIGAIRELRPERLLLVDATEMGLNPGEIRIIDPDDISEMFMMTTHNMPLNYLVDQLREDVGEVIFLGIQPDIVGFYYPMTDPVKRAVDTVYDRLAQWTGNGGFTALAVEEGV, from the coding sequence GTGACTGACGTTTTATTGTGTGTCGGGAACAGCATGATGGGCGACGACGGCGCAGGGCCGCTGCTCGCAGAAAAATTCCGCGCCGAGCCGCAGGGCGAGTGGGTGCTGGTGGATGGCGGCAGCGCGCCGGAAAACGACATTGGTGCCATTCGCGAGCTGCGCCCGGAGCGTCTGTTGCTGGTGGATGCCACCGAGATGGGGTTGAACCCTGGCGAGATCCGCATCATCGACCCGGACGATATTTCAGAGATGTTTATGATGACGACCCACAATATGCCGCTGAATTATCTGGTGGATCAGCTGCGCGAGGATGTGGGCGAGGTGATTTTCCTCGGCATCCAGCCCGACATTGTCGGGTTTTATTACCCGATGACCGACCCGGTGAAACGCGCGGTCGACACCGTATATGACCGCCTTGCGCAGTGGACCGGCAACGGCGGGTTTACGGCACTGGCGGTGGAGGAGGGCGTGTAG